In Castor canadensis chromosome 11, mCasCan1.hap1v2, whole genome shotgun sequence, a single genomic region encodes these proteins:
- the C4bpb gene encoding C4b-binding protein beta chain isoform X1: protein MFCRILCCLMIVRQISASSAESCPEFPPVNNSVFVATEVEGQILGTYFCIKGYHLVGKKTFFCNESEEWNVSTTECYLGHCPDPVLLNGEFNSSGPVNIGDKITFKCNDRYFLKGSNWSQCLEDHTWEPPFPICKSRDCDSPGNPDHGYFEGEDFTSGAVIAFYCEERYRLVGTQELQCIDGEWSSGLPTCKWIQEAPKTALQSGLEKALLAFQGTKDLCSATENFMKRLQESGLTMEDVKYFLETKKAELEAKKCC from the exons ATGTTTTGTCGGATTTTGTGCTGTCTTATGATAGTAAGGCAGATTTCTGCCTCAAGTG CAGAGAGCTGTCCAGAATTTCCTCCAGTGAATAACAGCGTATTTGTCGCAACGGAGGTGGAAGGGCAAATTCTGGGGACTTACTTTTGTATCAAGGGTTACCACCTGGTAGGAAAGAAAACCTTTTTCTGCAATGAATCTGAAGAGTGGAATGTCTCCACCACTGAGTGCTACT tgggcCACTGTCCTGACCCTGTGCTGCTGAATGGCGAGTTCAATTCTTCAGGGCCTGTGAATATAGGTGACAAAATCACGTTTAAGTGTAACGACCGCTACTTCCTCAAGGGCAGCAATTGGAGCCAGTGCCTGGAGGACCACACCTGGGAGCCTCCCTTTCCCATCTGCAAAAGTC GAGACTGTGACTCTCCTGGGAATCCAGACCATGGCTATTTTGAAGGAGAAGATTTCACCTCGGGAGCTGTCATTGCTTTTTACTGTGAGGAGAG GTACCGCTTAGTGGGCACACAGGAGCTGCAGTGCATTGATGGTGAGTGGAGCAGTGGACTTCCCACCTGTAAGTGGATCCAGGAAGCTCCCAAAACAGCTCTGCAGTCTGGGTTGGAGAAGGCACTT ctTGCCTTTCAGGGGACTAAGGACCTTTGCAGTGCCACAGAGAACTTCATGAAAAGATTACAGGAAAGTGGCTTAACAATGGAAGatgtaaaatattttctggagacGAAGAAAGCTGAGTTGGAGGCAAAAAAGTGTTGTTGA
- the C4bpb gene encoding C4b-binding protein beta chain isoform X2 encodes MFCRILCCLMIVRQISASSESCPEFPPVNNSVFVATEVEGQILGTYFCIKGYHLVGKKTFFCNESEEWNVSTTECYLGHCPDPVLLNGEFNSSGPVNIGDKITFKCNDRYFLKGSNWSQCLEDHTWEPPFPICKSRDCDSPGNPDHGYFEGEDFTSGAVIAFYCEERYRLVGTQELQCIDGEWSSGLPTCKWIQEAPKTALQSGLEKALLAFQGTKDLCSATENFMKRLQESGLTMEDVKYFLETKKAELEAKKCC; translated from the exons ATGTTTTGTCGGATTTTGTGCTGTCTTATGATAGTAAGGCAGATTTCTGCCTCAAGTG AGAGCTGTCCAGAATTTCCTCCAGTGAATAACAGCGTATTTGTCGCAACGGAGGTGGAAGGGCAAATTCTGGGGACTTACTTTTGTATCAAGGGTTACCACCTGGTAGGAAAGAAAACCTTTTTCTGCAATGAATCTGAAGAGTGGAATGTCTCCACCACTGAGTGCTACT tgggcCACTGTCCTGACCCTGTGCTGCTGAATGGCGAGTTCAATTCTTCAGGGCCTGTGAATATAGGTGACAAAATCACGTTTAAGTGTAACGACCGCTACTTCCTCAAGGGCAGCAATTGGAGCCAGTGCCTGGAGGACCACACCTGGGAGCCTCCCTTTCCCATCTGCAAAAGTC GAGACTGTGACTCTCCTGGGAATCCAGACCATGGCTATTTTGAAGGAGAAGATTTCACCTCGGGAGCTGTCATTGCTTTTTACTGTGAGGAGAG GTACCGCTTAGTGGGCACACAGGAGCTGCAGTGCATTGATGGTGAGTGGAGCAGTGGACTTCCCACCTGTAAGTGGATCCAGGAAGCTCCCAAAACAGCTCTGCAGTCTGGGTTGGAGAAGGCACTT ctTGCCTTTCAGGGGACTAAGGACCTTTGCAGTGCCACAGAGAACTTCATGAAAAGATTACAGGAAAGTGGCTTAACAATGGAAGatgtaaaatattttctggagacGAAGAAAGCTGAGTTGGAGGCAAAAAAGTGTTGTTGA